A single region of the Mercenaria mercenaria strain notata chromosome 6, MADL_Memer_1, whole genome shotgun sequence genome encodes:
- the LOC128558116 gene encoding uncharacterized protein LOC128558116: protein MERASHVIKVQYYVKVVIDIPKLNGGDATVILPITLGTIPQGHKAVPVVQGASNIPVIDASSAITYTQCVDGYEDGPKIWEDKLFPRFTYVPWCTYVPDFKPLVTRKNVSPKNITKPVNSGKSNVSGDSKQSPNKVEGSVIKPAISNQMRAQPTAPPISDNPPTYDEAMKDMESFPVQKPLKENSDSQEECLAGSNESETAGEQDNNTADQSDQHCIIMIIRFADTCLKQFRSTVKQNGAKLTKTSGKIIAVAPQVLVIKGSWPAQTSIAVLSFETFESGSEWFKSFQESNGAPGVDIFDCVMLKGSDEEFQNEKNVFTLSFMRRKGDITSEEFKDVTKKVREIIKPIRFELGGRLICSGAVEKNLSEQTLSTDNIVALFQWDSIRQKDDYTSLLKEKYKSILISLAKFYTTETQTIFQTENTSYMVEDTS, encoded by the exons ATGGAAAGAGCAAGTCATGTCATCAAAGTGCAGTATTATGTCAAG GTTGTTATAGATATTCCAAAGTTAAATGGAGGAGATGCAACAGTTATACTTCCCATTACACTGGGCACCATTCCACAAGGTCACAAGGCTGTACCGGTAGTACAAGGAGCAAGTAACATACCTG TGATAGATGCGTCGTCCGCCATCACATACACCCAGTGCGTCGATGGATATGAGGATGGCCCTAAAATCTGGGAAGACAAGTTATTTCCAAGATTCACATACGTGCCTTGGTGTACATACGTACCCGATTTCAAACCCCTCGTTACCAGGAAAAATGTCAGTCCCAAAAACATCACAAAGCCAGTGAACTCTGGAAAAAGTAATGTGTCAGGCGATTCAAAACAATCTCCAAATAAGGTAGAAGGAAGTGTAATCAAACCGGCAATAAGCAATCAAATGCGCGCGCAGCCTACTGCGCCACCTATCAGTGACAATCCGCCTACATACGATGAAGCAATGAAAGATATGGAGTCGTTTCCAGTTCAA AAACCTCTGAAAGAAAATTCTGACAGTCAGGAGGAATGTTTGGCAGGCAGCAATGAAAGTGAGACAGCAGGCGAACAAGACAATAATACCGCGGACCAGTCCGACCAGCATTGTATTATTATGATAATTAGATTTGCCGATACTTGCCTCAAACAGTTCAGATCAACTGTGAAACAAAATGGCGCCAAACTAACAAAAACTAGCGGGAAAATCATTGCAGTTGCACCTCAG GTACTTGTAATCAAAGGTTCTTGGCCTGCACAAACTTCCATAGCAGTTTTATCGTTTGAAACGTTTGAGAGTGGGTCAGAATGGTTCAAGAGTTTCCAAGAATCGAATGGTGCACCTGGTGTAGATATATTTGACTGTGTAATGTTGAAAGGCTCCGACGAAGAATTTCAGAACG AGAAAAATGTGTTCACGCTTTCCTTTATGAGGCGGAAAGGTGACATTACCAGCGAGGAGTTCAAGGACGTCACCAAAAAGGTCAGAGAAATAATAAAACCTATTCGGTTTGAACTTGGAGGACGGTTGATTTGTTCCGGAGCAGTTGAGAAAAACTTGTCGGAACAAACGTTATCTACGGACAATATCGTAGCATTATTCCAGTGGGATTCTATACGTCAAAAAGATGACTACACAAGCTTACTGAAAG AGAAGTACAAAAGCATACTCATCTCTCTTGCTAAATTTTATACGACAGAAACACAGACAATTTTCCAAACAGAGAACACTTCCTACATGGTGGAGGACACTAGTTAG
- the LOC123549268 gene encoding uncharacterized protein LOC123549268, producing MKKYFMLFVFVMFGTDAVSVEERLAELERVVKLQTETIAKHENVIQDQMAINENVMKENNNLQIRVEILEAYIRKINAEEDHIAETPDDDLTIPSVRNDTDGIQSLKLKTDKAEHRLKQHYPVSFSPRPFQGSQNKIVKRQTTNIAFYAYLTNSHCFRENEIVIFYNEGLDYGDGYETYDGIYTVPVAGTYVFTWTMSSYEDDWFITELVVDGYAESWIMSTTDNDQGSGTVVVDVNEDSHVFIRRGPGDGCTVHDTFTRSSFSGWKLF from the exons atgaaaaaatatttcatgctgTTCGTTTTTGTAATGTTCGGGACGGATGCTGTGTCGGTTGAAGAACGTCTGGCTGAGTTAGAGCGCGTGGTGAAACTTCAAACTGAGACGATTGCCAAACATGAGAACGTTATTCAGGACCAAATGGCTATTAATGAAAATGTCATGAAAGAGAACAATAATCTTCAAATCCGAGTGGAAATTCTGGAAGCTTATATAAGGAAAATTAATGCCGAAGAGGACCACATCGCGGAAACGCCGGATGATGATCTGACGATACCTTCAGTTAGGAATGACACAGATGGAATACAAAGTCTAAAATTAAAGACTGATAAAGCAGAGCACAGACTGAAGCAGCACTACCCTGTCAGCTTTAGCCCTCGTCCATTCCAaggaagccaaaacaaaatagtAAAAC GGCAAACAACGAACATCGCATTCTACGCTTACCTTACTAATTCGCATTGCTTCCGAGAGAACGAAATCGTCATATTTTACAACGAAGGATTGGACTATGGAGACGGATATGAAACCTATGACGGAATATACACCGTGCCCGTAGCTGGAACATACGTGTTTACGTGGACCATGTCTTCCTACGAGGACGACTGGTTCATAACAGAGCTCGTCGTGGACGGATATGCAGAAAGCTGGATCATGTCTACTACAGATAACGACCAAGGCTCTGGTACAGTAGTTGTTGATGTGAATGAAGACTCCCATGTCTTTATTCGAAGGGGACCTGGAGATGGATGTACTGTCCATGACACCTTTACACGTTCGAGTTTTTCAGGAtggaaattgttttga